In Streptomyces sp. NBC_00448, the following are encoded in one genomic region:
- a CDS encoding uracil-DNA glycosylase — MSGVDTARFWSLLRQLPAPDDAEFLYGADEAGRLRTDNLRRYLELIARSRPGVMLIGEAPGYRGHTISGISFTSVRQLTARPGPITGDPDGDGFRVPRDPAFGWEASSAVVWGAMASWRGALPLFWPIYPHHPHEPGRPESNRTPRAAEVAAGAPVALALAEAFAITTFVAVGRKAEAALARNGVPAVAVRHPAQGGARIFARQLAELNASLTGRTR; from the coding sequence GTGAGCGGGGTCGACACGGCGCGGTTCTGGTCGCTGCTGCGGCAACTGCCCGCACCCGACGACGCGGAGTTCCTCTACGGCGCGGACGAGGCGGGCCGGCTGCGGACGGACAACCTGCGCCGCTACCTGGAGTTGATCGCCCGGAGCCGGCCCGGCGTCATGCTGATCGGCGAGGCGCCCGGCTACCGCGGCCACACGATCAGCGGCATCTCGTTCACGAGCGTCCGCCAGCTCACCGCCCGGCCCGGGCCGATCACGGGGGACCCGGACGGCGACGGCTTCCGGGTGCCGCGGGACCCGGCGTTCGGCTGGGAGGCGTCCTCGGCGGTGGTGTGGGGCGCGATGGCCTCGTGGCGCGGAGCGCTGCCGCTGTTCTGGCCGATCTACCCGCACCACCCGCACGAGCCGGGGCGCCCGGAGAGCAACCGCACCCCGCGCGCGGCCGAGGTCGCCGCGGGCGCTCCGGTCGCGCTCGCCCTCGCCGAGGCGTTCGCGATCACCACGTTCGTCGCCGTCGGCCGCAAGGCCGAGGCCGCGCTCGCCCGCAACGGCGTGCCCGCCGTCGCCGTACGCCACCCCGCCCAGGGCGGCGCCCGCATCTTCGCCCGCCAACTCGCCGAGCTGAACGCCTCGTTGACCGGTCGGACGCGGTAA